The following proteins come from a genomic window of Pyxidicoccus sp. MSG2:
- a CDS encoding tetratricopeptide repeat protein, which produces MSPTSARTRKAAAPIPFTLPAALKKTLLPACLAALGLAAWDDIPLPPSLRPWMAVVQQARPHEAPVGNSAAPVVAPPSGDMTPDVAAPEDTKPVVARTPAEDALLPLPHTHGRRVDHLARARTLRELGDLSGALTECRRALHDDPADTDALTQAARLARLTGQTEVAVRAYEQLGRLLPEDSGALVQQARLLVSLGRHAEAVLVGEEAVLRSPEDAEVYQVLGRAHLGAGQLSAAILRFQQAVHLEPEHGYALNNLGFAYLRAGEDAKAANVLAQAASLLPHVAYVHNNLGVAQERLGHVEEARAAYANATRLSPRYVQARVNAERVNRLARVDGTRPGEWETPAPRPEGVPEPGMP; this is translated from the coding sequence ATGAGCCCCACGAGTGCCAGGACGCGCAAGGCCGCAGCCCCCATCCCCTTCACCCTGCCCGCCGCGCTGAAGAAGACGCTGCTGCCCGCCTGCCTCGCCGCGCTCGGACTCGCCGCCTGGGACGACATCCCCCTGCCTCCGTCCCTGCGCCCGTGGATGGCCGTCGTCCAGCAGGCGCGGCCGCACGAGGCTCCCGTGGGGAACAGCGCCGCTCCCGTGGTGGCACCGCCTTCCGGGGACATGACGCCGGACGTGGCCGCACCCGAGGACACGAAGCCGGTGGTGGCTCGCACGCCCGCGGAGGACGCGCTGCTGCCGCTGCCCCACACGCACGGGCGGCGCGTGGACCACCTGGCCCGGGCGCGCACGCTGCGCGAACTGGGAGACCTCTCCGGTGCCCTCACCGAGTGCCGGCGCGCCCTCCATGACGACCCGGCGGACACGGACGCGCTGACGCAGGCCGCGCGGCTCGCCCGCCTCACCGGGCAGACGGAGGTGGCGGTGCGGGCCTACGAGCAGCTCGGCCGGCTGCTCCCCGAGGACTCCGGCGCGCTGGTGCAGCAGGCGCGACTGCTGGTGTCGCTGGGCCGCCACGCGGAGGCCGTGCTGGTGGGCGAGGAGGCCGTGCTGCGCAGCCCGGAGGACGCGGAGGTGTACCAGGTGCTCGGCCGGGCGCACCTGGGCGCGGGGCAGTTGTCCGCCGCCATCCTCCGCTTCCAGCAGGCCGTCCACCTGGAGCCCGAGCACGGCTACGCGCTGAACAACCTGGGCTTCGCCTACCTGCGCGCGGGTGAGGACGCGAAGGCGGCGAACGTGCTCGCCCAGGCCGCCTCCCTGCTCCCCCACGTGGCCTACGTCCACAACAACCTCGGCGTGGCCCAGGAGCGACTGGGCCATGTGGAAGAGGCCCGCGCGGCCTACGCCAACGCCACCCGGCTGTCCCCGCGCTACGTCCAGGCCCGCGTCAACGCGGAGCGCGTGAATCGGCTGGCCCGCGTGGACGGCACCCGGCCCGGAGAATGGGAGACCCCCGCGCCCCGGCCCGAGGGGGTGCCGGAGCCGGGCATGCCGTAG
- a CDS encoding PAS domain S-box protein → MDSSGPDTSLEPTAAAFAAMLDGVGHGVVAVDRQWRLSFVNAWMERILGRSRQQLLGRELWTEFPSLRTSSFGDVYQRAMRDGVEVVHEDFVDTSNAWFEARASPSATGLILFIRDVTERRRAAQDLKDREDRLRESEARFRNMADNAPVMLWMTDETGACIWLNRQWYDFTGQTEEQARGLGWLEAVHPEDRVRAGDIFLASNAGRTAFRLEYRIRSRHGEYRWAIDSASPRLDSSGEFLGYIGSVIDIHELKRGEERLAFVSEASRVLSESLDYEATLSRTTELAVPALGDWCMVDILQEGGGIKRVKVVCADPALEPQVRETVNFPPVVSGGASHLPSQALREGRALLVEDAGDAYKQQAAYSPEHLAHMRAIGFQSVMSVPLVARGRRLGVITFLAIHPGRRFTQSDLETAEELARRAALAVDNGRLYHEAQQAVRVREEFLQVASHELKTPLTPLSLKLQMLARSADSLPRERFPRLSSDLEMMRQQVHRLSSLMDELLDISRINSGRFSLTLEVVDLCALVRDSASRFEPEVHRLGGRLVVDVPEPLVGVWDRQRLEQVMTNLLSNALKYGGGRPVRVRVWGEGNTACLEVRDEGIGIAPEALPRIFEKFERAVSDRHYGGLGLGLYITRQIVEALGGTIRAESELARGSAFTVKLPLMPPASAS, encoded by the coding sequence ATGGATTCGAGCGGCCCGGACACTTCGCTGGAGCCCACGGCGGCCGCGTTCGCGGCCATGCTGGACGGCGTGGGGCATGGCGTCGTCGCGGTGGACCGCCAGTGGCGCCTGTCCTTCGTCAACGCCTGGATGGAGCGCATCCTCGGCCGCTCGCGCCAGCAGCTGCTGGGCCGCGAGCTGTGGACGGAGTTCCCGAGCCTGCGGACCAGCTCCTTCGGTGACGTCTACCAGCGCGCCATGCGCGACGGTGTCGAGGTGGTGCACGAGGACTTCGTCGACACCTCCAATGCCTGGTTCGAGGCGCGCGCGTCGCCCTCGGCCACGGGGCTCATCCTCTTCATCCGGGACGTGACGGAGCGGCGCCGCGCCGCGCAGGACCTGAAGGACCGCGAGGACCGGCTGCGCGAGAGCGAAGCGCGCTTCCGCAACATGGCGGACAACGCGCCGGTCATGCTGTGGATGACCGATGAGACGGGCGCCTGCATCTGGCTCAACCGCCAGTGGTACGACTTCACCGGCCAGACGGAGGAGCAGGCCCGGGGACTCGGGTGGCTGGAGGCCGTCCACCCCGAGGACCGCGTGCGGGCGGGCGACATCTTCCTCGCGTCGAACGCGGGCCGGACCGCGTTCCGCCTGGAGTATCGGATTCGCTCGCGCCACGGCGAGTACCGCTGGGCCATCGACTCCGCGAGCCCCCGGCTGGACAGCTCCGGCGAGTTCCTCGGCTACATCGGCTCCGTCATCGACATCCACGAGCTCAAGCGCGGCGAGGAGCGCCTCGCCTTCGTGTCCGAGGCGAGCCGCGTGCTGTCCGAGTCGCTCGACTACGAGGCCACGCTGTCGCGCACCACGGAGCTCGCCGTGCCCGCCCTCGGCGACTGGTGCATGGTCGACATCCTCCAGGAGGGTGGTGGCATCAAGCGGGTGAAGGTCGTCTGTGCGGACCCCGCGCTGGAGCCGCAGGTCCGCGAGACGGTGAACTTTCCGCCCGTCGTCTCGGGCGGGGCCTCGCACCTGCCCAGCCAGGCCCTGCGTGAAGGCCGGGCCCTGCTCGTCGAGGACGCGGGCGACGCGTACAAGCAGCAGGCGGCCTACAGCCCGGAGCACCTGGCGCACATGCGGGCCATCGGCTTCCAGTCGGTGATGTCCGTGCCGCTGGTGGCGCGGGGCCGGAGGCTGGGTGTCATCACCTTCCTGGCCATCCATCCCGGCCGGCGCTTCACGCAGTCGGATTTGGAGACGGCCGAGGAACTGGCCCGCCGCGCCGCCCTCGCGGTGGACAACGGCCGGCTGTACCACGAGGCGCAGCAGGCCGTGCGCGTGCGCGAGGAGTTCCTCCAGGTGGCCAGCCACGAGCTGAAGACGCCCCTCACGCCGCTGTCCCTCAAGCTCCAGATGCTGGCCCGCTCCGCGGACTCCCTCCCCCGAGAGCGCTTCCCCCGGCTGTCCAGCGACCTGGAGATGATGCGGCAGCAGGTGCACCGCCTGTCGTCGCTGATGGACGAGTTGCTGGACATCTCGCGCATCAACTCCGGGCGATTCTCGCTGACGCTGGAGGTGGTGGACCTCTGCGCGTTGGTGCGCGACTCGGCGTCCCGCTTCGAGCCGGAGGTGCACCGCCTGGGCGGCCGGCTGGTGGTGGACGTCCCGGAGCCGCTGGTGGGCGTGTGGGACCGGCAGCGGCTGGAGCAGGTGATGACGAACCTGTTGTCCAACGCGCTCAAGTACGGCGGAGGGCGGCCCGTCCGGGTGCGCGTGTGGGGCGAGGGCAACACGGCCTGCCTGGAGGTCCGGGACGAGGGCATCGGCATCGCTCCAGAGGCGCTGCCGCGCATCTTCGAGAAGTTCGAGCGCGCGGTGAGCGACAGGCACTACGGCGGCCTGGGCCTGGGGCTCTACATCACCCGGCAGATTGTCGAAGCGCTGGGCGGCACCATCCGTGCGGAGAGCGAGCTGGCCCGGGGCTCGGCCTTCACCGTGAAGCTGCCGCTGATGCCGCCCGCCTCGGCCTCCTGA
- a CDS encoding penicillin-binding protein 1A, giving the protein MTPAPEMPTSSESSTPPAVPPPTPARPGFGARLWRWTKRLLVLGVVGLLLGLLAGVGGYFYYSQDLPSVDALRNYQPPQVTKVTCGDGSLCAEFAHERRTLVRVEDLPPHVRYAFLAAEDADFYKHQGLDPFGIARAAIKNLIPGSRKSGASTITQQVVKNLLLTPERSFTRKAREWILTPRVEEALTKDQILGLYINQSYYGQRRYGVEEAALFYFGKHAKDLAVGEAAVLAGTVQIPHRINPVTNMTRAKSRQTYVLQQMEKNGWASKEVAQAEIAKPIVLAPRQQKPVGLYYSEEIRRTLVERYGDKAVMEGGLRVDIAMVPKLQTAAEQAVREGLEAVDRRQGYRGPRGTLTDAQWERYRALVATRIEEAGRRQKDQGYVADLSPLAKAEKEEPKAPQAAVGSTAELEEDGAEEQLPDLTPEEEAARTEEELLARTVRLKPLEEGLRLTGYVTELDEKRNVAKVDLVGRTAEVAFSTATWARQKGKGAPKGIADVFTKGQLVYVRVLKAPPAPAFVEAALDQVPVVQGGLVVINPANRNVVALVGGYDAERSSFNRATQAKRQPGSSFKPFLYAAAMGSGRYTPLSKVNDAPEAIRDPYTGKTWKPQNYDRQFEGPMTLRTALTKSKNTVSVRLIEALTPATAIDFARRAGIHSTLPENLTLALGTGEVTMLEAVNAYATLQANGRYAEPLLLLRVRDGKGKTLEEHQPAFEETLPPAVAYLATSLMRSVVEEGTARAVTELNRPAAGKTGTTQESKDTWFSGYTADWVASAWVGFDDNSPLGGSETGGRAALPIWLKFMRVAHEGLPSREFEVPPGVVQVRIDPVSGLLAGNSVPGRLEPFLEGTQPTAEAPPPGQVSTDQFFLEEGNRKGL; this is encoded by the coding sequence ATGACTCCGGCTCCCGAGATGCCCACTTCGTCCGAATCCTCCACGCCCCCTGCCGTGCCGCCTCCGACTCCCGCGCGTCCCGGGTTCGGGGCCCGGCTCTGGCGGTGGACGAAGCGGTTGCTCGTCCTTGGCGTGGTGGGGCTGCTGCTCGGTCTGCTCGCGGGCGTGGGCGGCTATTTCTATTACAGCCAGGACCTGCCCTCGGTGGATGCGCTGCGCAACTACCAGCCGCCGCAGGTGACCAAGGTGACGTGCGGTGATGGAAGCCTCTGCGCGGAGTTCGCCCACGAGCGCCGCACGCTGGTACGCGTGGAGGACCTGCCGCCGCACGTGCGCTACGCCTTCCTCGCCGCCGAGGACGCGGACTTCTACAAGCACCAGGGCCTGGACCCGTTCGGCATCGCCCGCGCCGCCATCAAGAACCTCATCCCCGGCAGCCGCAAGTCCGGCGCGTCCACGATTACGCAGCAGGTGGTGAAGAACCTGCTGCTCACGCCCGAGCGCAGCTTCACGCGCAAGGCCCGCGAGTGGATTCTCACCCCGCGCGTGGAGGAGGCACTCACCAAGGACCAGATTCTCGGGCTCTACATCAACCAGTCGTACTACGGGCAGCGCCGCTACGGCGTGGAGGAGGCCGCGCTCTTCTACTTCGGCAAGCACGCGAAGGACCTGGCCGTCGGAGAGGCGGCCGTGCTCGCGGGCACCGTGCAGATTCCCCACCGCATCAACCCGGTGACGAACATGACGCGGGCGAAGAGCCGCCAGACGTACGTGCTCCAGCAGATGGAGAAGAACGGCTGGGCGTCGAAGGAAGTGGCGCAGGCGGAAATCGCGAAGCCCATCGTCCTGGCGCCGCGGCAGCAGAAGCCGGTGGGCCTGTACTACTCGGAGGAGATTCGCCGCACCCTCGTCGAGCGATATGGCGACAAGGCCGTCATGGAGGGCGGCCTGCGCGTGGACATCGCCATGGTGCCGAAGCTGCAGACCGCCGCCGAGCAGGCGGTGCGCGAGGGCCTGGAGGCGGTGGACCGGCGCCAGGGCTACCGGGGTCCCCGAGGCACGCTGACGGACGCGCAGTGGGAGCGCTACCGGGCGCTCGTCGCCACGCGCATCGAAGAGGCCGGGCGCCGGCAGAAGGACCAGGGCTACGTGGCGGACCTGTCGCCGCTGGCCAAGGCGGAGAAGGAGGAGCCGAAGGCGCCACAGGCGGCCGTCGGCAGCACGGCGGAGTTGGAGGAGGACGGCGCCGAGGAGCAGCTCCCGGACCTGACGCCCGAGGAGGAGGCCGCGCGCACCGAGGAGGAACTGCTGGCGCGCACCGTGCGCCTCAAGCCGCTGGAGGAGGGACTGCGCCTCACCGGCTACGTCACCGAGCTGGACGAGAAGCGCAACGTGGCGAAGGTGGACCTGGTGGGCCGCACCGCCGAGGTGGCCTTCTCCACCGCGACGTGGGCGCGCCAGAAGGGCAAGGGCGCGCCCAAGGGCATCGCCGACGTGTTCACCAAGGGACAGCTCGTCTACGTGCGCGTGCTGAAGGCGCCGCCCGCCCCGGCCTTCGTCGAGGCCGCGCTGGACCAGGTGCCCGTCGTGCAGGGCGGCCTCGTGGTCATCAACCCGGCGAACCGCAACGTGGTGGCGCTGGTGGGCGGCTATGACGCGGAGCGCTCGTCCTTCAACCGCGCCACGCAGGCGAAGCGGCAGCCGGGCTCGTCCTTCAAGCCCTTCCTGTACGCGGCCGCCATGGGCAGCGGGCGCTACACGCCGCTGTCCAAGGTGAACGACGCGCCCGAGGCCATCCGCGACCCGTACACGGGCAAGACGTGGAAGCCGCAGAACTACGACCGCCAGTTCGAGGGGCCGATGACGCTGCGCACCGCGCTCACCAAGTCGAAGAACACGGTGTCGGTGCGCCTCATCGAAGCGCTCACGCCCGCCACCGCCATCGACTTCGCGCGCCGCGCGGGCATCCACTCGACGCTGCCGGAGAACCTGACGCTCGCGCTGGGCACGGGTGAAGTCACGATGCTGGAGGCCGTCAACGCGTACGCGACGCTCCAGGCCAACGGCCGCTACGCGGAGCCGCTGCTCCTGCTGCGCGTGCGCGACGGGAAGGGCAAGACGCTGGAGGAGCACCAGCCCGCCTTCGAGGAGACGCTGCCCCCCGCGGTGGCGTACCTCGCCACGTCGCTGATGCGCAGCGTGGTGGAGGAGGGCACGGCCCGGGCGGTGACGGAACTGAACCGCCCCGCCGCCGGCAAGACGGGCACCACGCAGGAGTCCAAGGACACCTGGTTCTCCGGCTACACTGCGGACTGGGTGGCCAGTGCGTGGGTGGGCTTCGACGACAACTCCCCGCTGGGCGGCAGCGAGACGGGTGGCCGCGCGGCGCTGCCCATCTGGCTCAAGTTCATGCGGGTGGCCCACGAGGGTCTGCCCTCTCGCGAGTTCGAAGTGCCGCCGGGCGTGGTACAGGTGCGCATCGACCCCGTCAGCGGCCTGCTGGCCGGCAACTCCGTCCCGGGCCGGCTGGAGCCGTTCCTGGAGGGCACGCAGCCCACCGCCGAGGCACCACCGCCGGGGCAGGTGTCCACCGACCAGTTCTTCCTCGAGGAAGGCAACAGGAAGGGATTGTGA
- a CDS encoding peptide ABC transporter substrate-binding protein, translated as MTVRSALACVLFLSSASALAAGRPRYGGELRVAHDGPPEVGEPALADTPLEATLLGLLSRPVCRAMPDGTILPALARELSRPTPQSVRLTLANAATAGALARAWMRLASAENASPYRALLYPVRGEARQVSTQGATVELTLSFPWPDLERALCHPALAAPASSPGQGPFSAVGRGTLEAQLAWPQGRPYLDRLLLTGTDERGLARLWSSRQVQLELGVSSETDTTAGTPYYATFLAFAPRKLPADFRQAVESAIDREDLTRLFVHAPAQPMPHLLPPALMPQGPRPRPAPPAPSTPRTVTLLYDASLDDQRAVAERIQVKLHERGYTVALEPMPRSALRARWAKGDFELMLHALLLPPVPGPALAVVLDAAGRRDLLGVELPAIGALADAGARDTRVRERALALAPSVPLVPLYAQGLGVRLAPEVGGLRFDAQGLPWVDGLHLAPQEGTATGGRP; from the coding sequence ATGACGGTCCGCTCCGCTCTCGCATGCGTGTTGTTCCTCTCCTCCGCGTCCGCGCTGGCGGCCGGACGTCCGCGCTACGGCGGCGAGCTGCGCGTCGCCCACGACGGTCCTCCCGAGGTGGGGGAGCCCGCGCTCGCCGACACGCCCCTGGAGGCCACGCTGCTGGGGCTGCTCTCGCGCCCGGTGTGTCGCGCCATGCCGGATGGCACCATCCTCCCCGCGCTCGCCCGCGAGCTGTCGCGCCCCACGCCCCAGTCCGTGCGCCTCACGCTGGCCAACGCCGCCACCGCCGGCGCACTGGCCCGCGCGTGGATGCGGCTGGCCAGCGCCGAAAACGCCTCGCCCTACCGCGCCCTGCTCTACCCGGTGCGCGGCGAGGCACGGCAGGTGAGTACCCAGGGCGCCACGGTGGAGCTGACGCTGTCCTTCCCCTGGCCGGACCTGGAGCGCGCGCTGTGCCACCCGGCGCTCGCCGCGCCCGCGTCGTCCCCCGGCCAGGGCCCCTTCAGCGCCGTGGGGCGGGGCACGCTGGAGGCGCAGCTCGCCTGGCCCCAGGGCCGGCCGTACCTGGACCGGCTGCTGCTCACCGGCACGGATGAGCGGGGCCTGGCGCGGCTGTGGTCCTCCCGGCAGGTGCAGTTGGAGCTGGGCGTCTCCTCGGAGACGGACACCACGGCGGGCACGCCCTACTACGCCACCTTCCTGGCCTTCGCTCCCCGCAAGCTGCCCGCGGACTTCCGGCAGGCGGTGGAGAGCGCCATCGACCGCGAGGACCTCACCCGCCTCTTCGTCCATGCCCCGGCGCAGCCCATGCCGCACCTGCTGCCGCCCGCGCTGATGCCGCAGGGCCCCCGGCCGCGCCCCGCGCCTCCCGCCCCGAGCACGCCGCGCACGGTGACGCTCCTCTACGACGCCTCGCTGGACGACCAACGCGCGGTGGCGGAGCGCATCCAGGTGAAGCTGCACGAGCGCGGCTACACCGTGGCGCTGGAGCCGATGCCGCGCTCGGCGCTGCGCGCGCGCTGGGCGAAGGGCGACTTCGAGCTGATGCTGCACGCCCTGCTGCTGCCGCCCGTGCCCGGCCCCGCGCTGGCGGTGGTGCTGGACGCGGCCGGGCGCAGGGACCTGCTCGGCGTGGAGCTGCCGGCCATCGGCGCGCTGGCGGACGCGGGCGCGCGGGACACCCGAGTGCGCGAGCGGGCCCTGGCGCTGGCCCCATCCGTGCCGCTGGTGCCGCTGTACGCACAGGGCCTGGGCGTGCGCCTCGCGCCGGAAGTGGGCGGGCTGCGCTTCGACGCGCAGGGCCTGCCGTGGGTGGACGGGCTGCACCTGGCGCCCCAGGAGGGCACGGCCACCGGAGGCCGTCCGTGA
- a CDS encoding FG-GAP repeat domain-containing protein, translating to MSRSRALLLAPLLAALVAAPRPAPAASTPQDASAVDSLAKSLAEAVRALPAEAPVALHLSGGTAELRRAVGSVLAARLSALNLAPVVVDAPSAEAAEAAARAQGARTLVRLTLDVEAGELRARGDALGTWVNFWSGRAATRPPKPAGALAQAVEADAAVLALASVGGPAVPPTNGTAPRGVRLLGAVLARLEHPLAALATGDLDGDGRDEVAALTESDVSVFAADGRLLARRELDALPPGNATTREPFGALAVLTGPPRLAAWSTRHAHGEVLTLDVARGMLKPVGTQDAAPLGPGERGSFVPGQTAFAPEVRLADGRTLTVTAPFTTASFSASRLLFVHPDGSASLYARAGAAPSRLTGLGAGSALGDVDGDGPPELLTTSPQLQPSPDVLRVFASNGDDPTAHEPLWQGALPPGRALYVVTADLDGDKRREVVVGLSKPDGTGELFLLRHGAP from the coding sequence GTGAGCCGAAGCCGAGCCCTGCTCCTCGCCCCGCTGCTGGCCGCGCTCGTCGCCGCCCCGCGGCCCGCTCCCGCCGCTTCCACCCCGCAGGACGCCTCCGCCGTCGACAGCCTCGCGAAGTCGCTGGCGGAGGCGGTGCGCGCGCTCCCCGCGGAGGCGCCCGTGGCCCTGCACCTCTCCGGAGGCACCGCCGAGCTGCGGCGCGCCGTGGGCAGCGTGCTCGCCGCGCGACTGTCCGCCTTGAATCTGGCGCCGGTGGTGGTGGACGCGCCCTCGGCCGAGGCCGCGGAGGCCGCTGCCCGTGCGCAGGGGGCGCGCACGCTGGTGCGCCTCACGCTGGACGTGGAGGCCGGTGAGTTGCGCGCGCGCGGCGACGCGCTGGGCACGTGGGTGAACTTCTGGTCCGGCCGCGCGGCCACCCGCCCGCCGAAGCCCGCGGGCGCGCTGGCGCAGGCGGTGGAGGCGGACGCGGCCGTGCTGGCGCTGGCGTCCGTGGGGGGACCGGCGGTTCCTCCGACGAATGGCACCGCCCCCCGGGGCGTGCGACTGCTCGGCGCGGTGCTGGCGCGGCTGGAGCATCCGCTCGCGGCGCTGGCCACGGGAGACCTGGATGGGGACGGCAGGGACGAGGTCGCCGCCCTCACCGAGTCCGACGTGTCCGTCTTCGCCGCGGACGGGCGGCTGCTGGCACGGCGCGAGCTGGATGCGCTGCCTCCCGGCAATGCCACCACCCGCGAGCCCTTCGGTGCGCTCGCCGTGCTGACGGGTCCGCCGCGCCTGGCCGCGTGGAGCACCCGGCACGCGCACGGGGAGGTGCTCACACTGGACGTGGCGCGCGGCATGCTGAAGCCCGTGGGCACGCAGGACGCGGCGCCGCTGGGCCCGGGCGAGCGCGGGAGCTTCGTCCCCGGACAGACGGCCTTCGCTCCGGAGGTGCGGCTGGCGGACGGGCGCACCCTGACGGTGACCGCGCCCTTCACCACCGCGAGCTTCTCCGCGTCGCGGCTGCTCTTCGTCCACCCGGACGGCTCCGCGTCCCTCTACGCGCGCGCAGGCGCGGCGCCCTCACGGCTGACGGGCCTGGGCGCGGGCAGTGCGCTGGGCGACGTGGACGGTGACGGGCCGCCGGAGTTGCTCACCACCTCGCCGCAGCTCCAGCCGTCGCCGGATGTGTTGCGCGTGTTCGCCTCCAATGGGGACGACCCCACCGCGCACGAACCGCTGTGGCAGGGCGCGCTGCCTCCGGGCCGCGCGCTGTACGTGGTGACGGCCGACCTGGACGGCGACAAGCGCCGCGAGGTGGTGGTGGGCCTGTCGAAGCCGGACGGCACCGGCGAGCTCTTCCTCCTGCGCCACGGTGCGCCATGA
- the xth gene encoding exodeoxyribonuclease III, whose protein sequence is MKIATWNVNSVRARQERLLEWLRTRQPDILCLQELKCTEADFPLEAVRAVGYHAALHGQKTYNGVAILSKEEPRDVVKGLSDGVDDTHARLIAATVGGIRVVSAYAPNGQSVDSEQYHYKLQWYERLRRYLDARHQPGEPLVLGGDWNVAPRDIDTYDPKEWEGQTLFTQKEKDALARVCDFGLKDAYRELYPDVQKFSWWDYRMLAFPKNRGLRIDHLYVTAPLIPRLAQVDVDREERKGKQPSDHAPVWLELRG, encoded by the coding sequence ATGAAGATCGCCACCTGGAACGTGAACTCGGTGCGGGCCCGGCAGGAGCGCCTGCTCGAGTGGCTGAGGACCCGACAGCCGGACATCCTGTGCCTTCAGGAGCTGAAGTGCACGGAGGCCGACTTCCCCCTGGAGGCCGTGCGCGCGGTCGGCTACCACGCCGCCCTCCACGGGCAGAAGACCTACAACGGCGTCGCCATCCTCTCGAAGGAGGAGCCCCGCGACGTGGTGAAGGGGCTGTCCGACGGCGTGGATGACACGCACGCGCGCCTCATCGCCGCGACGGTGGGCGGCATCCGCGTGGTGAGCGCCTACGCGCCCAACGGGCAGTCGGTGGACTCGGAGCAGTACCACTACAAGCTCCAGTGGTACGAGCGGCTGCGCCGCTACCTGGATGCGCGCCACCAGCCGGGCGAGCCCCTGGTTCTGGGCGGCGACTGGAACGTGGCGCCCCGGGACATCGACACCTACGACCCGAAGGAGTGGGAAGGGCAGACGCTCTTCACGCAGAAGGAGAAGGACGCGCTCGCTCGGGTGTGTGACTTCGGGTTGAAGGACGCCTACCGCGAGCTCTACCCGGACGTGCAGAAGTTCTCGTGGTGGGACTACCGCATGCTGGCCTTCCCGAAGAACCGGGGCCTGCGCATCGACCACCTCTACGTGACGGCGCCGCTCATCCCGCGCCTGGCGCAGGTGGACGTGGACCGCGAGGAGCGCAAGGGGAAGCAGCCCTCCGACCACGCCCCGGTATGGCTGGAGCTGCGCGGATGA
- a CDS encoding threonine synthase, with product MALTRLDCTKCDRTYAPGAVLNLCTACNAPLFARYDLERAAKTLRPEALATRERSMWRYHEVMPVEDPAQRLSLGEGWTPLLQAPRLGAKLGMKRVWVKDEGGNPTGSFKARGLSAAVTMAKVLGAKAVCLPSAGNAGSALAAYAARGGLEAHVFVPKDIASLFLMETRAYGAHVETVEGLITDAGRICAGLAKEHGWYECATLKEPYRVEGKKTMGYEIAEQLGWTLPDVILYPTGGGTGLIGMWKAFEEMEAMGLIGSKRPRMVAVQAEGCAPIVKAHVEGKPDAPMWQGATTHAHGLRVPKALGDFLILRAVKESGGTAVAVTEAEIIQGVKDISAAEGLFVAPEGGACVAALRKLQAAGQVTPDESVVVFNTGTGFKYVENMAPLW from the coding sequence ATGGCCCTGACCCGACTCGACTGTACGAAGTGCGACCGGACGTACGCGCCGGGCGCCGTGCTGAACCTGTGCACCGCGTGCAACGCGCCGCTGTTCGCGCGCTACGACCTTGAGCGCGCGGCGAAGACGCTGCGGCCGGAGGCACTGGCCACGCGTGAGCGCTCCATGTGGCGCTACCACGAGGTGATGCCGGTGGAGGACCCGGCGCAGCGGCTGAGCCTGGGCGAGGGCTGGACGCCGCTGCTGCAGGCGCCCCGGCTGGGCGCGAAGCTGGGGATGAAGCGCGTCTGGGTGAAGGACGAGGGCGGCAACCCGACGGGCTCGTTCAAGGCGCGCGGGCTGTCGGCGGCCGTCACCATGGCGAAGGTGCTGGGGGCCAAGGCGGTGTGCCTGCCGTCGGCGGGCAACGCGGGCAGCGCCCTGGCGGCCTATGCGGCGCGCGGCGGGCTGGAGGCGCACGTCTTCGTGCCGAAGGACATCGCCAGCCTGTTCCTCATGGAGACGCGCGCGTACGGCGCACACGTGGAGACGGTGGAGGGGCTGATTACCGACGCGGGCCGCATCTGCGCGGGGCTGGCGAAGGAGCACGGCTGGTACGAGTGCGCCACGCTGAAGGAGCCCTACCGCGTGGAGGGCAAGAAGACGATGGGCTACGAAATCGCGGAGCAGCTCGGGTGGACGCTGCCGGACGTCATCCTCTACCCGACGGGCGGCGGCACCGGCCTCATCGGCATGTGGAAGGCCTTTGAAGAGATGGAGGCCATGGGCCTCATCGGCTCGAAGCGGCCGCGCATGGTGGCGGTGCAGGCGGAGGGCTGCGCGCCGATTGTGAAAGCGCATGTCGAGGGCAAGCCGGACGCGCCGATGTGGCAGGGCGCGACGACGCACGCGCACGGCCTGCGGGTGCCCAAGGCGCTGGGCGACTTCCTCATCCTCCGTGCGGTGAAGGAGAGTGGCGGCACGGCGGTGGCGGTGACGGAGGCGGAAATCATCCAGGGCGTGAAGGACATCTCCGCCGCGGAAGGACTCTTCGTCGCGCCCGAGGGCGGCGCCTGCGTGGCGGCGCTGCGCAAGCTCCAGGCCGCGGGACAGGTGACGCCCGACGAGTCCGTGGTGGTGTTCAACACGGGCACGGGCTTCAAGTACGTGGAGAACATGGCCCCGCTCTGGTGA